A window of Eubalaena glacialis isolate mEubGla1 chromosome 11, mEubGla1.1.hap2.+ XY, whole genome shotgun sequence genomic DNA:
ATATTAATTCAAGAGACATCTGTCCCACATTAAGACAAGAGTaacattaaaatacattaaacacTAGAAACTACAACagatttatttaatcattatcTAACTACATTCTCTTTATCCTTTTAAACAACAAGGTGTCATCTGAATATGGCTCCATATCGTAACATAAGGCAATAGGTTCTACATATAACAAGATACAGAAATGTTTTAACTTCGGCCCATCTTTCCAGGCAACAACTgctaataaacaaaaattttttagatAAGAAAATCTAGGTACCCACCTGATATTAAGTACCCCTTAAGCCGTGGAAGGAGAGTTTCTGGATCAATTAGAGTGAGTTTGCCTAGACATTCAGCAACAACATTTCTGGTTCCTTCTTCTGCACACTCACAGTGCTTTAGCAATAAGGCCCAGATGTTTTCAACATATGGTTTAAGGCCCACCACTGATGCAGAGCTAATAATTTCCTTCAAGGAATGAAGCAGTAGATACTGCCTTTTGGGTTGACTGGTTATTTCTTGTAAGACAAATGGTAGATATTCAGGAAGGTTGCCCACACTAATGCTGCCTAATGCATAGGACGCAGCTGATTTGACTTCTTCACTAGGAGATGAGAAGGCTTCTAATATGACAGATTTTAGTTCCAGCTGCCCACTTAAGTCAATATGATGCCCAACTTCTCCAAGAGAAAGTAGAGCTAAGAGGCGAATAGAATCTGTAGACCTTGAGTTCTTGACATCTTGAATAAACTGACCCACTACAGCTGGTCCTTCTTTAGGGCATGCTCGAGTAAGAGCAGCTACACATTTGGCAATGGAATAATAAGACTGCTTATGAGTAAGAGCTGTGCTCTGAGAATAAACTGGACCGGTCAGCATGCGCAACAAATCCATGTATCCTAGGTTATTTGTTCCAGTGACAACCAGAGCTTGGAAAAAGTCTAGCATGGCGCTAAGAGCTCCCCCTTGCAATAAAGGTGATCTAACAAGTCCAATAAGTTCATTGAGAATGGATCCACTTATCTTTGAAAGGGAGGAGGGATACACTTTTGCCAGTGTGGTAAGAAAACTGATAGCCATCTGTGAAACATGCATATCACTTTCGCTGATAAGAGGTGGGAGCTCATCTAGAACTGCATCAATCATGGCAGCTGTCAGGCTATCACTATAGTTTTTAATTAGAATATCTAGAGCTGAAAGGGTACCCAGTTTCAAAGCTCTCTGGTTTTTCCTGAGAAATGAAGCAAGGATAGGAACCCCTTCTCCCAGGACAGGCCTCAAATCTATCTTCAAAGGCGACCCAGCAATCAGTGTCAACGCCTTCACTGTAGTTAACCGCGTAATCTCATTCTTCAGTCTCTCCAAAAAAATCTGAAGGGTATTAGGCAAGTCAGAGCCCAAATTGTCTCCAAGGTTGCAAATAATTTGTCCCATACAGGAAATAGCCCTTTCCTTGACTTCCTGATCAATGTCAGCTGCTTTTAACCTCTTAATGGTACAGGTAAATAGATCTTTGATGTAAGGAGTCGCATCAAACGAGGAAGGCTGATCTAAAGGACGAATTACTTTGACAAGCTGTTGAGTAACAAGAAGCGCTTCAGATGTAATCTTGTAAAATGGATCTCCAACACAAGCCACCACTGGAGGGACCAAAGCTTGAACATGAGGATGGAAGACTTGAGGAGAGTGGTTACAGAGGATTACATATAGACAGGACAAAGCATCAATCTTCAAATTTGACGAGCTTGATTTATCGTTCAGTGAGAAAATGATTCCTAAAAcccaaccaaaaaagaaaaatccagtaTTTTTATCCATGGCACCTTTATGAATTTAAagctagttttaaaatttaaaactaattcCTAAAAGATTGCTAAAGTTCCCACTATATATTATCTCTAAAGCAGCTGAAATTCCACAAGCTATgataaatattaaagtaaaaaattttagggtacgattttaaactttttacttttaactttagGTATTCAATGGTACTGTAAAAAAGTTAGTTCCATGTGCAAAGTTGTCACAAATTAtccttttcaaggaaacaattattTAAGCTTATCTAAGTCTTAATAAAGCCCATAATAAGTCCCAAAAGTTATTTACTACTTCTTTCATACCTGGTACAAGTACAGGAATGTGTTGTGTTAGGGCCCCAGGTAATACATTTACCAGTTCAGTTAACATGTTAAAACAACACTGTCGGGtcttcacacttttttctttcatctgtttgtgcAGAGCTTTAACAATGTTGGGAACCTGTAATTATCAAGTGCTCATTAGCTGGTTCAGCTATTGGTACTTCCTCAGTACACTTAACACAAATTACAGGGGATGGGGAcaaatggaagaatttttttgGTCAAATTCCTAATTCCACCAACTGTCAACAATTTGTACAATACAAACTTTGTTGCATCTACTATATATGTTCTCTTGAAACTATATTAGCTTGATATTGATAAATAAGAGAGCAGAGAAAAGCTATCATTAGCTTTCTACAGAGCAACAAAAGTCTTCCTTGATTAATTTTACTTATGAAAGGCACAAGACTAAATAGAGatctaaacaataaaataattttcaaccaAAACTTTAGGAGCATAATTTATAAATGGTTTTTGAAACTGAAATAGCACATACAAGCAgttaaaggaaaaagacaaattatGGAAAAGAAACCATTAAATGGGTccttgtgtttgctttttgttggcTGTTACAATGAAATCAACCTCACTTCAAATGTAGTTACAAGCGGCAGGAATAAGATTCAAAGACATCTGCTTCTAAACTTTCTAATGTCAGTCAGTAAATACTAAACAGGCAATTTACCAATAAATCTTATGGATGCCAGGATACAGACACCATATCGAACAATGATGTGAGAGAACTAGAGGCAAAAGAAAACATCTATCTAATTAATTCACCACAGCATCATCAAAATTTCCTGTGATTTTTATCTGCTTTCCATATACTTAGTCAATTGCTTATGTCCTCcatacattttatctttttcttctacaATTAATCTTCAGTGTTCACCTTTAAGTTCAccacaaacttttaaaatttttactactTGAAAACAAGATAGATATGGCATGTACATCCCCTCCTCTGGTTTAGTTGTTTAGTCCCTCTCAAGATCTGTTTTGTAATCTACAAAAATGGACAAATACGTACCCCATAGGGCTGCTGTAGAGACTGCATATAAGATAGGAAAATACCTAGCATGTACTAAATATTCAACAAATGGGGGCTATATAGAGCTAACATTTAGGATCTTAGCAAAGATGTCCTCAAGTGAAAAAAATACGTATTTTATCAATAACAATAGCTGGTATATATAAATACTATGTAGCAGGCTTCATTGTATGTTTACATAGATCATATCATCTCTACCTTGGGTAGACAGTTCTAAGTAAACCCTTACTACAAATGAGAAAAGTGAGCCTTAATAAAATGtctaaataacttgtccaagatcacacagctaaatTAATTAGGAGGGAAGGAAGCTATGAACATAAGTAGTCTAATTCCACCGCCCTAAGATTTCTCCATTAATCAAAGATGAAGACTACTTCACTGAATCTTAAAGCTAATATTGTTTAGCcaggaaaaatcaagaaaacttCAATCAGAATAAATTATTTACAAGTAATGTGATATGAGCATCCATAAACTACTATACAAACATATCCCAGAACTGTTTCTCTAAAGCTATTCTGGAACTCATATTTCCATATAAAAACACCACTTTAAAAGATCACATTTACTAGCATGACTTTCAAAACACACTTTTAAACTGACCTGACTCTGAAGCATTGTTAAAGGTGTTTCTCCCTGTTCCATTGcatcagggtcacacagccaactTTGCACAGGACGAGTTTGCTTCAAAAGAGAAAGGTATGCATGAAAAACATCTGCCTTTACATTCTCTTCACGCTCTTTAAATCTGGATATCAGTGCAGGAGAGACGGTCTTGTAGAATTCTGGAAGCATTTCATGCCTTGTGCTAACTACAGCATCCAAGCACTTAGCAGCTGCACGTCTCACTTTCCAACTCATGTCATCATCGTCACTGTATTCATCATCACTCCCTAAAGAGAAGTTTTAATGTTAACAGGCTATTAATCATAAGAAAAGTTTAATATAGAAAGTGAACTGATATTCATAACTAAGATAGTTTTCTAACTTTCCACTAAGATATACAGCAATAGATAGGTTTAAAAAGAACTAGTACTTAAATCGGAGGCAGaatttacttataaaaatttACACATAAACAAACCTctaaagaaaaattatctgattgtgtttttaatttgttaaacattttcttatttatgggTAATGAGCTGCTTATTAACtctttaaaatcatttattaacACATGAAACTTCTTCagattataaatatttgtaaaatcatAAATGTCCcagccttttaaaataatgtgaataGAAGTTCAATTCAAAAGATTCACTTGACACTACaggaaaatcaaacaaacaactgGGGAGTTTATAAGATAAACTATAAAATAGATTTGTGGTATAGATGATGTGATAAAAAGAATGATCACCAATCCCAGGTCATGCTGTGAAACTAAtttttcagggaagaaaaagaatcctGACATCAGCTTTCTTTGTGACTACAAGGCTTTTCACTAAATTTGTTGATGGGCTATTAGGAACAAATATGCATATTCTCAACCTTTCAAGATATTATCTTAATATAgcttaaataaactatactttctCAATTATAACAAGAAAATTCTGCCCACATAACAGAGCACCAGCTTCTCCAAACTCCTGTTAAACATTAAAACAATATTCCAAGCATAAGCATTAACAACTCTCTCACCTACATATTCTTGCtaacttttgtgtgtgtgaaatctCTGAAAATTATTTCCAACACCATCAAGCCGAATCAGTTGGGTAACATGAAGTCAGGAGGATGGCCTACATATTAGCAGTTCTCAGGACAGTCTAAAATTACTAACAATAATTTCGTTATTCTTAGATGTAAGAACTATAGTCCTGAAATGATTCctcagtgggggaaaaaagatatCATCACTTCTTTGGCTTATATTCCAATTAGCTTAGTGACAGCTAAATGTAGCCAACTATGCCTTGGAAAATTTTCCAATCTCCAGAAGGCTTACTTAATTTCATCTTAGCACTTTATAGTAAAACCCAACCAAATACTGCTAAACCAAGGCATTTGATTTATTCACCAATACctatttgaagaaaaattataGGGTACTAccaaatagattattttaaagcacataaataaaaatttccaatgGCAACCCAACTATAGGAATTACTTTACAGAAATATACTTAAaggttataaaaaattaaatagcctAATCACGAAAATTATGTTGGTTTTATAAGTTACAATAACACTAtgataaaaagatatttattagGTATAATCCACGTACCTGATAAAGCAGCTGAAGGACCTGGTTTGTTATTCAACATCGGTACTTACCACGCTAAAAAAACCAACAatcaaaaaatctggaacatAAAATGCTACTCCTTTTTTCAAAGGATATTCCTATTATAAGCTAAGGTTTCCCTTCGTTAATATaacacatttactgagtgtctaatGTGTGTCAAGCACTGTCCTAGGCACTGGGATAAAACAATTGATAAAGAAGACTAAAATTAAAATCTCTTCCTTCATGAAGCTTACAACCTGGTACGGTAGAAAATAATTTCAGTGTATCAGAAAATGATTAGgtgtaatgaagaaaataaaaatgctgcaAAGGGAGATAGATATGAGTATGAAGTAAGGGGAAAGCCCTGAGATGGGAGACTGGATGAGGAGGGTGTGTAAAAGAAGTGATCAGGTATAACCCCAAAGTTTTTGGCCTGAAAAACTAAGAAGAATGGAGGTGCCATTCTGAGATGGAGAAGTCTAAAGAAGAAACAGGTTCGGGCAGgcagtgggggaagggtggagagaaGATATTTTAGACATCTAAGCAGTAAATCAATTAAGCAGTTGCATATATGAACCTGGAATTCACAGGAAAGGTCTGGGATAAAGGTAAAATTTGGCTTTTCAGCATATTGATATTAAAGCTAAGAGACTAGATGAGATCAACAAGATCATAAGAACGTAACAGAGAAGTCAAGGACTAAGCCCGGAAATACTCCAAAGTATAGTGGTCGGGGTGATGAAGAGGAACCAGCACAGAGACTGAAAAGGAGTAATCACAAAGATAGGAGGGTGTGGTATCCTGGAAGTTAAATAAAGAAATGCTGCTGAGAACTGAGGAAGAGGCAGACTCAAACATTTGAGGTCACTGGCAATCACTGGAAGACTGGATttaagagaaaaggggaaaaaaggagctggagagcATTCATTCTTTTGAAGAGTTCTGTTGTAGTGGAAAAGAAATTGGGCAGTATCTGCTTGA
This region includes:
- the CAND1 gene encoding cullin-associated NEDD8-dissociated protein 1, which translates into the protein MASASYHISNLLEKMTSSDKDFRFMATNDLMTELQKDSIKLDDDSERKVVKMILKLLEDKNGEVQNLAVKCLGPLVSKVKEYQVETIVDTLCTNMLSDKEQLRDISSIGLKTVIGELPPASSGSALAANVCKKITGRLTSAIAKQEDVSVQLEALDIMADMLSRQGGLLVNFHPSILTCLLPQLTSPRLAVRKRTIIALGHLVMSCGNIVFVDLIEHLLSELSKNDSMSTTRTYIQCIAAISRQAGHRIGEYLEKIIPLVVKFCNVDDDELREYCIQAFESFVRRCPKEVYPHVSTIINICLKYLTYDPNYNYDDEDEDENAMDADGGDDDDQGSDDEYSDDDDMSWKVRRAAAKCLDAVVSTRHEMLPEFYKTVSPALISRFKEREENVKADVFHAYLSLLKQTRPVQSWLCDPDAMEQGETPLTMLQSQVPNIVKALHKQMKEKSVKTRQCCFNMLTELVNVLPGALTQHIPVLVPGIIFSLNDKSSSSNLKIDALSCLYVILCNHSPQVFHPHVQALVPPVVACVGDPFYKITSEALLVTQQLVKVIRPLDQPSSFDATPYIKDLFTCTIKRLKAADIDQEVKERAISCMGQIICNLGDNLGSDLPNTLQIFLERLKNEITRLTTVKALTLIAGSPLKIDLRPVLGEGVPILASFLRKNQRALKLGTLSALDILIKNYSDSLTAAMIDAVLDELPPLISESDMHVSQMAISFLTTLAKVYPSSLSKISGSILNELIGLVRSPLLQGGALSAMLDFFQALVVTGTNNLGYMDLLRMLTGPVYSQSTALTHKQSYYSIAKCVAALTRACPKEGPAVVGQFIQDVKNSRSTDSIRLLALLSLGEVGHHIDLSGQLELKSVILEAFSSPSEEVKSAASYALGSISVGNLPEYLPFVLQEITSQPKRQYLLLHSLKEIISSASVVGLKPYVENIWALLLKHCECAEEGTRNVVAECLGKLTLIDPETLLPRLKGYLISGSSYARSSVVTAVKFTISDHPQPIDPLLKNCIGDFLKTLEDPDLNVRRVALVTFNSAAHNKPSLIRDLLDTVLPHLYNETKVRKELIREVEMGPFKHTVDDGLDIRKAAFECMYTLLDSCLDRLDIFEFLNHVEDGLKDHYDIKMLTFLMLVRLSTLCPSAVLQRLDRLVEPLRATCTTKVKANSVKQEFEKQDELKRSAMRAVAALLTIPEAEKSPLMSEFQSQISSNPELAAIFESIQKDSSSTNLESMDTS